ACGTCCGGCCGGTTCCAGGTGACGGCGAACCATTGCGTGGTCAGCCCCGGCGGCGGCCAGACGAAGCTCTTTTCTTCCGTCGTGAAGGCGTAGACGAAGATCAGAAGGATCGGCAGGTGCAGGAACAGCAGGCCGCAGGCGGCTGCGATCTTCAGGCCGAGCGGGGCGGACTGGCCGCGATCAGAGCGCATCGAAAGCCCCCAAGCGCTTGGCGCCCCAGAGGTAGAAGCCCATGATGACGATGGGCACCACGGTGAAGGCGGCGGCTAAAGGGATGTTGCCGGCGGTTCCCTGCTGCGAATAGACGGCCTGGCCGATGAAGAGCCGCGAGGTGCCGATGATCTGCGGGATGATGTAGTCGCCCAATGTCAGCGAGAAGGTGAAGATCGAGCCGGCGACGATGCCGGGCAGCGCCAGCGGAAACAGCACGTTGCGGAAGGTCTGGCCGGGTGAGGCGCCGAGATCGGACGAGGCCTCGACCAGATTGCCTGGCACGCGCTCGAGCGCCGCCTGAACGGGGAGGATCATGAAAGGCAGCCAGACATAGACGAAGGCGATGAAGGTGCCGGTGAAGGACACCGAGAGCGAGTTGCCGCCGACGATCGGCAGCGACAGCCAGCCATCGAGCAGCCAAAGCAGGTTCAGCTTGGCGAACAGCCAGGTGAGGATGCCTTCCTTGGCGAGGATCAGCTTCCAGGCATAGATCTTGACCAGGTAGCTCGACCACAGCGGCAGCATGACGCCGAGATAGAACAGCGCCTTCCAGCGGCCGCGCGCATAGCGTGCAGCGTAGTATGCGATGGGGAAAGCCACGACCGCGGAGGCGAGCGTGACAAGCGCCGCCATCGTCACCGTGCGCAGGATGATGTCGAGATTGGCGGCCTGGAACAGGTCGCCATAGGTCTTCAGCGTGAACTCGCGGTTGATGAGGCCGGAGAATTCGTCGATCGAGAAGAAGCTCTGCAAAAGCAGAGCGAAGAGCGAGCCGATATAGACGATGCCCAACCACTGAAGCGGCGGCAGCAGCATCAGAAGAAGCAGGAGTTTCGGCCGGCGCCAGAAGAGGTCGGAGAGCGCGCCGCGCATGCCGCCGCTGCCCGGCAGGATGGCGGGGGCCGGATTGGAGTTGAGCGCGGCGATGGTCATGGGGCCGCCTCGCCTTTGGGGAGGACATGGGAAAGGCAGAGTTCCTTCGCGCCCCCCTCTGTCCTGCCGGACATCTCCCCCACGAGGGGGGAGATCAGCAGCTCAGCCGCCGGCCCTCTCCCTGAAACTTTGATGATTGGCGAAAGCGGTCGCGACGTCCAATCTCCCCCCTTGCGGGGGAGATGTCCGGCAGGACAGAGGGGGGCGCCGTAGAGCGCCTCGCCTGCCCGACAGGCTACTATCCCAAGTGCCGTCATACCGTCTCGTCCATCAGATGCAGGTGCTCGCGGTTGAAGGTGAGCATCACCGCCTCGCCCTCGGCGGGCAGCGCCATGCCCGCCGGCACCATGGCATGGAGCCTGAGCCCGTCGGCATCGAGCGCCAACCTCGTGGTGGCGCCGAGATAGTTGGTGCCGACCAGGCGAGCGGCGACGCCGTCGCCGCTCGTCGCGGGAGAGACGCGGATGGATTCAGGCCTGAGACTCCCCCAGCGGTGCTGGCCGGAATAGCGGTGGACGAAATCCGGCGGCAGCACGTTGGACGAGCCGACGAAATCGGCGACGAAGCGCGTCTTCGGCCGCTGGTAGATGTCCTCCGGCGTGCCGACCTGCATGATCCTGCCGTCGTTGAAGACGGCGACGCGGTCGGCCATCGAGAGCGCTTCACCTTGGTCGTGGGTAACGAAGACGAAGGTGATGCCGAGCACTTTCTGCAGCGACTTCAATTCCTCCTGCATGTTCTCGCGCAGCTTGAGGTCGAGCGCGCCGAGCGGCTCGTCCAGCAGCAGCACCTTGGGCTGGTTGACCAGCGCGCGGGCAAGCGCGACGCGCTGGCGCTGGCCGCCGGAGAGCTGGCCGGGACGGCGGGTGCCGTAGCCCGGCAGCCGGACCAGCGACAGCGCCTCTTCCGCCGCCTTCAACCGCTCGGCCTTGCCAACGCCCTTGACCATCAACCCGTAGGCGACATTGTCGAGCACGTTCAAGTGCGGAAAGAGCGCGTAGTCCTGGAAGACGGTGTTGACGTTGCGGCGATAGGGCGGAACGCCCTCGGCGCGCTCACCGAAGATGGAAATGGAGCCCGCCGTCGGCTGCTCGAAGCCGGCGATCAGCCTGAGGCAGGTCGTCTTGCCGGAACCGGACGGCCCGAGCATGGCGAAGAACTCGCCCGGCGCGATATCGAGATCGACCGCATCGACGGCGCGCACGCTGCCGAAATGGCGCGAGACTTGTTTGAAGGAAACGGCGGAGGTCATGGGCTGCCTTGAAGATCAGGCCTCAAATTCGGGCGTCTGCGCTGCCCCTCATCCGCCTGCCGGCACCTTCTCCCCGTGAAGGACGGAGAGAAGGGACAACCTCCAGCGCTGGCGACCCCTCTCCCCGTTCTTCACGGGGAGAGGGTAAGGGTGAGGGGCAGCGCCAATTTCCAAAGGCTAGGCGAGCCTACCGCCCGCCGATGACGCCGATATAGTCCGACACCCAGCGGTAATAGGGCACGCACTGGTCGTTCTGGCTGGCGCATTTCGACACCGGCGTCTTCCAGAACTTGATCTTCTCGAAATTGTCGTAGCCATTGGTCTTGCAGCCTTCCTCGCCGAGCAGCTCGTTACCCTTGCAGGCGGCCGGCACGACCGGCAGCGAGCCGAACCAGGCCGAAACGTCGCCCTGGACCTTGGGCGACAGGGAGTGCTCGAGCCACATATAGGCGCAGTTCGGATGGGCGGCGTCCGCCTCCATCATGGTGGTGTCGGCCCAGCCGGTGACGCCTTCTTCGGGAACGGTCGAGGCGATCGGCTTCTTGGCGGCGACCAGCGTGTTCACCTGATAGGGCCACGAGCCGGAGGCGACCACGCCTTCGTTCTGGAAGTCGTCGACCTGGATGGCGGCGTCATGCCAGTAGCGGCCGACCAGCGTGCGCTGCGTGCGCAGCAGATCGAGCGCCGCCTTGTACTGGTCCTCGTTGAGCTCATAGGGGTCCTTGATGCCGAGTTCCGGCTTGTGGAACATCAGGTAGTTGGCGGCATCGGCGATGTGGATCGGGCCGTCATAGGCCTGGACGCGGCCCTTGTTCGACTTGCCGTCGGGCAGCTTCATTTCCTCGAAGACGACGTTCCAGCTCTTGGGCGCTTCCTTGAACACGTCGGTGTTGTACATCAGGACGTTCGGGCCCCACTGATAGGGAACGCCATAGTGCACCTTGTCGACCGTGAACCAGGGCGCGTCCTTCAGGCGATCGTCGACCGTCTTCCAGTTCTTGATGAGATCGGTGTTGATGGGCTGCACGCGCTTGCCGGCGACGAGGCGCAGCGAAGCGTCACCCGAAGCCGTCACGAGATCGAAGCCGCCCTCGTTCATCAGCGAGACCATTTCGTCCGAGGTGTTGGCGGTCTTGACGTTGACCTTGCAGCCGCTCTCCTTCTCGAAGGCGCTCACCCAGTCGTAGTTCTTGTCGGTCTCGCCGCGCTCGATATAGCCGGGCCAGGCGACGATATTGACCTCGCCCTCGCCCTTGCCGAGCTCCTTGACCTGGGCGATCGCCTGACCCGAGAAGGTCAGCGCAACCGTCAACGCCGTGCATGACTTCAGGAATGCACTCATCATCGATCTCCCATTTTGGCGCATGACCCCGAAACCGGTCCGGTTTTCGGAAAGGATCATGCGCAAACCTGAACGCCGGAGCTCTCAGCGCCCCGACCGCCGCGCTCCCGGGCGGCTCTGTTCCCTGGCAGGAAAATTGCTGTGAAAAATCCGGTTTCGCAAATTCATTTATCAGAAAGGCGATATCGGATTTTCCGATAGATTTCAGAGCCGCTGACGGACCATGCGCTGCGACTGGGCGAGGCCGATGAAGTCGCGGGCGGCCTGCGGCAGGCTGGAACCACGGCGCCAGACCATGCCGACCTGGACTACCGGAAGCGAGCCGGAGATATCGCGGGATTCAATGCGGTCGCCCTCGAGCGACCATGGGCGGTAGACGAGGTCGGGCAGCAGCGCGACGCCGGCTCCGGTGGCGACGAGGCTGCGCACGGCTTCGACCGAGCGGGTACGGAAGGCGACGTGGGGTCTCGCGCCGAT
The window above is part of the Mesorhizobium sp. WSM4904 genome. Proteins encoded here:
- a CDS encoding ABC transporter substrate-binding protein; translation: MSAFLKSCTALTVALTFSGQAIAQVKELGKGEGEVNIVAWPGYIERGETDKNYDWVSAFEKESGCKVNVKTANTSDEMVSLMNEGGFDLVTASGDASLRLVAGKRVQPINTDLIKNWKTVDDRLKDAPWFTVDKVHYGVPYQWGPNVLMYNTDVFKEAPKSWNVVFEEMKLPDGKSNKGRVQAYDGPIHIADAANYLMFHKPELGIKDPYELNEDQYKAALDLLRTQRTLVGRYWHDAAIQVDDFQNEGVVASGSWPYQVNTLVAAKKPIASTVPEEGVTGWADTTMMEADAAHPNCAYMWLEHSLSPKVQGDVSAWFGSLPVVPAACKGNELLGEEGCKTNGYDNFEKIKFWKTPVSKCASQNDQCVPYYRWVSDYIGVIGGR
- a CDS encoding ABC transporter ATP-binding protein; translation: MTSAVSFKQVSRHFGSVRAVDAVDLDIAPGEFFAMLGPSGSGKTTCLRLIAGFEQPTAGSISIFGERAEGVPPYRRNVNTVFQDYALFPHLNVLDNVAYGLMVKGVGKAERLKAAEEALSLVRLPGYGTRRPGQLSGGQRQRVALARALVNQPKVLLLDEPLGALDLKLRENMQEELKSLQKVLGITFVFVTHDQGEALSMADRVAVFNDGRIMQVGTPEDIYQRPKTRFVADFVGSSNVLPPDFVHRYSGQHRWGSLRPESIRVSPATSGDGVAARLVGTNYLGATTRLALDADGLRLHAMVPAGMALPAEGEAVMLTFNREHLHLMDETV
- a CDS encoding ABC transporter permease, whose amino-acid sequence is MTIAALNSNPAPAILPGSGGMRGALSDLFWRRPKLLLLLMLLPPLQWLGIVYIGSLFALLLQSFFSIDEFSGLINREFTLKTYGDLFQAANLDIILRTVTMAALVTLASAVVAFPIAYYAARYARGRWKALFYLGVMLPLWSSYLVKIYAWKLILAKEGILTWLFAKLNLLWLLDGWLSLPIVGGNSLSVSFTGTFIAFVYVWLPFMILPVQAALERVPGNLVEASSDLGASPGQTFRNVLFPLALPGIVAGSIFTFSLTLGDYIIPQIIGTSRLFIGQAVYSQQGTAGNIPLAAAFTVVPIVIMGFYLWGAKRLGAFDAL